From a region of the Anaerolineae bacterium genome:
- a CDS encoding inositol monophosphatase — protein sequence MADSIEQFRSAAVEAAESAGAELMRGWRQYHHIRSKGLRDIVTEVDMAAEKAILDVIRRRFPEHDILTEETGAHGDNGRRSPYRWIIDPLDGTTNYARGLPFFCVSIALFENGRPLLGVIYDPLRRQCYQAARGQGTYLNGERLQVSRRTDWMDLIIATDFPRQEAPRQRMMRIIDRHSHDLGGWRIMGSAALGLCLVADGSADAYLHLTLFPWDKAAAGIIIEEAGGRVTGIQGEADWWNTPTCMATNGFIHDALLARLAPDVAEGDDA from the coding sequence CCGGCGCCGAACTGATGCGCGGTTGGCGGCAGTACCATCATATCCGCTCCAAAGGCCTGCGCGACATCGTCACCGAGGTCGATATGGCGGCCGAAAAGGCCATCCTCGACGTCATCCGCCGGCGTTTCCCCGAGCATGATATCTTGACCGAGGAAACCGGCGCCCACGGGGATAACGGCCGGCGCTCCCCCTACCGCTGGATCATTGACCCGCTGGACGGCACCACCAACTACGCCCGCGGCCTGCCCTTCTTCTGCGTCTCCATCGCCCTCTTCGAGAACGGCCGGCCGCTGTTGGGCGTGATTTATGACCCCCTGCGCCGGCAGTGCTACCAGGCGGCACGCGGCCAGGGCACCTACCTGAACGGGGAGCGCCTGCAGGTCAGCCGGCGCACCGATTGGATGGACCTCATTATCGCCACCGATTTCCCCCGCCAGGAGGCCCCGCGTCAGCGCATGATGCGCATCATTGACCGCCACAGCCATGACCTGGGAGGATGGCGCATCATGGGGAGCGCGGCATTGGGGCTGTGCCTGGTGGCGGACGGGAGCGCCGACGCGTATCTGCATCTGACGCTGTTCCCCTGGGATAAGGCGGCCGCCGGCATCATCATCGAGGAGGCCGGCGGACGCGTCACTGGCATTCAGGGAGAGGCCGATTGGTGGAACACGCCCACCTGTATGGCCACCAATGGCTTTATCCACGATGCGCTCCTGGCCCGCCTCGCCCCGGATGTGGCGGAAGGTGACGATGCCTGA